The following proteins come from a genomic window of Montipora foliosa isolate CH-2021 chromosome 2, ASM3666993v2, whole genome shotgun sequence:
- the LOC137993108 gene encoding uncharacterized protein: MILSTISVTLFVVAALSTSAEARSEESFVLRVFNPDYHPSEEEMCAVLRKAELESHGYTKELTTSLTTRENTTNLTYEKRHFYYRTVDCSRAQEVAQELETLLPDAYEVTLRNKVYNEIKARNLANMKKCKVGVEVHFKNGGGCKGGIKRSKREAGGCFICTCCKADAQ, encoded by the exons ATGATTCTTTCGACTATTTCAGTTACCCTTTTTGTGGTGGCTGCACTCTCAACATCAGCAG AAGCGAGATCAGAAGAATCGTTCGTACTAAGGGTCTTCAATCCAGATTATCATCCCTCAGAGGAAGAAATGTGTGCTGTATTAAGAAAAGCAGAGCTGGAAAGCCATGGTTACACAAAAGAACTAACAACTTCACTGACAACCCGTGAGAACACCACCAACCTCACCTACGAGAAAAGGCACTTCTATTACAGAACTGTGGACTGCTCGCGGGCGCAAGAAGTTGCCCAAGAATTAGAAACTTTGTTGCCAG ATGCATATGAAGTGACTCTGAGAAATAAAGTCTACAACGAGATCAAAGCGAGAAATCTGGCCAATATGAAGAAATGCAAGGTTGGAGTGGAGGTCCATTTCAAGAACGGAGGCGGATGCAAAGGCGGAATAAAGCGCTCTAAAAGAGAAGCAGGCGGTTGCTTTATCTGTACATGTTGTAAGGCAGATGCTCAATAG
- the LOC137993109 gene encoding uncharacterized protein: MISSTISVIFLEVAALSTPAEARSDESLVLRVFNPDHRPSDTKMRAMLKKADLEGHGYSREFTTSLISSENTTNPTYEKRYFNYKTVPCSRAQEVVQQLETLLPEAYGVAVSKKISSEMKARNLTNMKQCKVGLEVHFKDGGGCKSGKNRSKRSWCIFC; encoded by the exons ATGATTTCCTCGACTATTTCAGTTATCTTTTTAGAGGTGGCTGCACTCTCAACACCAGCAG AAGCGAGATCAGACGAATCGTTGGTATTGAGGGTCTTCAATCCAGATCATCGTCCCTCAGACACTAAAATGCGGGCCATGTTAAAGAAGGCAGACCTGGAAGGCCATGGCTACTCAAGAGAATTTACAACTTCACTGATAAGCAGTGAAAACACCACCAACCCTACCTACGAGAAAAGGTACTTTAACTACAAGACTGTACCCTGTTCGCGGGCGCAAGAAGTTGTTCAACAATTGGAAACTTTGTTGCCAG AGGCATATGGAGTGGCGGTGAGCAAGAAGATCTCCAGCGAGATGAAAGCAAGAAATCTGACCAATATGAAGCAATGTAAGGTGGGACTGGAAGTCCATTTCAAGGATGGAGGCGGGTGTAAAAGCGGGAAAAACCGCTCTAAACGAAGTTGGTGCATCTTTTGCTAG
- the LOC137993111 gene encoding cap-specific mRNA (nucleoside-2'-O-)-methyltransferase 2-like — translation MAPKKRTKQPHDPPGILEEIEALFDKNFVLKSRDETWANLPNASCIFHEEPFVLQEMTLLKDELNRKKSLLNDMDIVEWRSHTRRVHKAGLVVKHLREELHVEMCTQAWAKFHEIIHSFNLIPDHVQQAGRFRSVHLCEAPGAFIACLNHLVKSSYQGLKWDWIAGTLNPYYEGHDLKAMLDDDRFISETLGHWHFGEDGTGDLMNVANLEKLQRDAAFVDLVTADGSINCANQPDEQEALVAQLIFCEAVTAINLLSKGGNFVFKMFTSFEQQMICLLYLLTFLFQEVNVIKPGTSKSGNSEIYVICLSFAGREEIPSEVLEKLREEYGPECPSKSLFSLSSISAVFLKRLIACEKYFTELQMEAIDQHIQQFHFMSSAQRKANYQLRQLVVKKFMERFPVQQIKREDRIVPGTILDGTQLSVVRGSTNDVCLDDSFNGRHQRGSYNQRQMNLHQNWIEKIHEDDMLKLDSSQCLSFQGLASSANGILLIPLYHNEVAWLSNVTVPEDPTCMKFCQLQTAARLDSVLNSRFCTPLYISKIIEARQQATILKKENSDKLEAILDKVSPSRIVHMSKGGEGKLRNLDSLVYFTDMAMDDSIGLLLNLTCDLDYLPQYLQERGVDFRSIHVAVVRESEGTLVTVNQETVCKLGDLCQNVKRLCCISDLQRVNLVFADADKGDELSSEKDILLLSVTALEFLNTGGMFVCHICETLTRFTVGILYILHQMFDEITIVKPVLSELFSPQRFLVCKGFKDFRDCHRSYLLDILDQFTMVHCQNLHMDVIEIIPINLLQSEQFYYFVKRINEQLAHLELQSIFQLENIFLNPELMPSTEEITNLRDKVVAYIK, via the exons ATGGCGCCAAAGAAACGAACGAAGCAACCTCATGATCCGCCTGGAATACTTGAGGAAATCGAAGCCTTATTTGAtaagaattttgttttaaaatcccGCGACGAAACATGGGCGAATCTTCCGAATGCAAGCTGTATATTTCACGAAGAACCTTTCGTTCTGCAGGAAATGACCCTTTTGAAGGACGAACTAAACAGGAAGAAGAGCTTGCTGAACGATATGGACATTGTGGAGTGGCGTTCACATACCCGTAGAGTGCACAAAGCAGGGCTTGTTGTGAAACACCTCAGAGAGGAACTCCACGTAGAGATGTGCACACAAGCTTGGGCTAAATTTCACGAAATTATCCACTCGTTCAATCTTATCCCAGACCATGTGCAGCAAGCTGGCAGATTTCGCTCAGTCCATCTGTGTGAGGCCCCGGGTGCTTTTATTGCATGTTTGAATCACCTTGTGAAGAGCAGTTATCAGGGTTTGAAATGGGATTGGATTGCGGGCACGTTAAATCCCTACTACGAAGGACATGACTTGAAGGCCATGCTAGATGATGACAGGTTTATTTCCGAGACCTTAGGACATTGGCATTTTGGAGAAGATGGAACTGGAGATTTGATGAACGTAGCTAACTTGGAGAAGCTTCAACGTGACGCAGCTTTTGTTGATTTG GTAACAGCTGACGGAAGTATAAATTGTGCCAATCAACCTGACGAGCAGGAAGCTCTTGTGGCACAGCTTATTTTCTGTGAAGCAGTAACTGCCATTAACCTGCTTTCCAAAGGAGGAAACTTTGTGTTCAAGATGTTTACATCATTTGAGCAGCAGATGATATGCCTGCTTTACCTTCTTACTTTTTTGTTTCAAGAAGTCAACGTCATTAAACCAG GCACAAGCAAGTCAGGCAATTCTGAGATATATGTCATCTGCCTTAGTTTTGCTGGAAGAGAAGAAATACCCAGTGAAGTTTTGGAAAAATTGAGGGAAGAATATGGCCCAGAATGTCCATCAAAGAGCCTGTTCTCACTGTCATCGATTTCTGCTGTGTTTTTGAAGAGATTAATAGCTTGTGAAAAGTACTTTACAGAGCTGCAAATGGAAGCTATTGACCAGCACATTCAACAATTTCACTTCATGAGTAGTGCACAAAGGAAAGCCAATTATCAACTTCGCCAGCTTGTTGTGAAGAAGTTCATGGAAAgatttcctgtgcagcaaatcAAAAGAGAGGATCGCATAGTGCCTGGCACTATCTTAGATGGCACACAACTGAGTGTTGTTAGAGGGTCCACAAATGATGTCTGTTTGGATGACAGCTTTAATGGCCGACATCAGAGGGGAAGttacaatcaaagacaaatgaACCTTCACCAGAATTGGATTGAGAAAATCCATGAGGATGACATGCTTAAACTTGATTCTTCTCAATGTTTAAGTTTCCAGG GTCTTGCAAGCTCAGCAAATGGAATTTTACTTATTCCACTTTACCACAATGAAGTTGCTTGGCTTTCAAATGTGACAGTACCTGAAGATCCTACATGTATGAAATTCTGTCAACTCCAGACTGCAGCTCGATTAGACAGTGTTTTAAATTCCCGCTTCTGCACACCTTTGTACATTAGCAAGATTATAGAGGCACGGCAACAGGCAACAATCTTAAAGAAAGAGAATTCTGATAAGCTTGAGGCAATTTTGGACAAAGTAAGTCCATCAAGAATTGTTCACATGTCCAAAGGTGGAGAAGGAAAGCTGAGAAATCTAGACAGCCTTGTTTACTTCACAGACATGGCTATGGATGATAGCATTGGACTTTTACTGAACCTGACTTGTGATCTTGATTACCTGCCTCAGTATTTGCAAGAACGTGGTGTGGATTTCAGGTCTATTCATGTAGCTGTTGTTAGGGAAAGTGAGGGAACTTTGGTCACTGTCAATCAGGAGACTGTATGTAAGCTTGGAGACCTTTGTCAGAATGTAAAAAGGCTTTGTTGCATTAGTGATTTGCAAAGAGTCAATCTTGTGTTTGCTGATGCAGACAAAGGTGATGAGTTGAGCTCAGAAAAGGACATATTGTTGCTTAGTGTCACCGCTCTCGAGTTCTTGAACACTGGAGGAATGTTTGTCTGCCATATTTGCGAGACGCTGACAAGATTCACTGTGGGTATCCTGTATATTTTACACCAAATGTTTGATGAAATAACCattgtcaaaccagttttaTCTGAACTGTTCAGCCCACAGAGATTCTTGGTATGTAAGGGATTCAAGGATTTTAGGGACTGTCACAGATCTTACCTCTTGGATATTCTTGATCAGTTTACAATGGTTCATTGTCAGAACCTTCATATGGATGTTATAGAAATCATACCAATTAATCTTCTACAAAGTGAGCAATTTTACTATTTTGTTAAAAGGATAAATGAACAGCTCGCCCACTTAGAACTTCAGAGCATTTTCCAGCTAGAGAATATCTTTCTTAACCCTGAACTAATGCCATCCACTGAAGAGATCACCAACTTACGAGACAAGGTTGTGGCTTATATAAAGTAA
- the LOC137991699 gene encoding kelch-like protein 17 encodes MATVSHTMSSDLKQHCEELVERIDTLRRNERFCDVAVAVKGQEFKAHKLVLAAANPFFLSLLESEMKESKEHLIKIEQEEATAAVIEEVIAYVYRGNVSLTEENSHDMIATADYLLLPGLKTLAGEYLKMNLTPENCVFNYYFAEKYQSFVLMGESCKMINANFSEVMGTTDFLGLDVKQMLSWVSSDDVIVVAKDEIFKGILKWVWHKRSEREESFPELLHQVRLTSISREFLLNELLCGELVKTNLDCVSFVFDYLKLILNGNGECYTNPARTCLERNEDVIFVCGGWQVLCYYPSENKWRELMDTTLEHRDHSIIQYRDRVYILSKQGAERNQPQVAEYYMPTTNSWGAMQMHQFHYEEEFSSLFVLNGHSSLYALTNTETAPENTIYTYNLEENSWDIYTDCAVNRWGACGVADAHYIYLIGGTHNNTKNITAATKVEKIKPDVGVWEELAPMIKARHNAIGAAMNGKIYVAGGMQENGRMYVQFCAHVRFTTLQLMNGKYYPVSMYQGTLQAWCTLKELCILLVAQRAHVNQNNYQWKCTILVKTSGR; translated from the coding sequence ATGGCAACTGTTTCGCACACCATGTCGTCAGATCTCAAACAGCACTGTGAAGAACTCGTAGAACGTATCGATACCCTGAGAAGAAATGAACGTTTCTGTGATGTGGCAGTTGCGGTAAAAGGCCAGGAGTTTAAAGCTCACAAACTTGTGCTAGCTGCAGCAAACCCGTTCTTCTTGTCACTCCTTGAGAGCGAGATGAAAGAGAGCAAAGAACATTTGATCAAAATCGAACAGGAAGAGGCAACTGCAGCTGTGATTGAAGAAGTTATTGCATATGTTTACAGGGGAAATGTCTCACTGACCGAAGAAAACAGTCACGATATGATTGCAACCGCAGATTATCTTCTTTTGCCAGGTTTAAAAACACTTGCTGGTGAATACTTGAAGATGAATCTGACACCAGAGAACTgtgtttttaattattattttgctgaAAAGTACCAGTCCTTTGTGCTTATGGGAGAATCGTGCAAGATGAtcaatgcaaatttcagtgaaGTTATGGGAACAACTGATTTTCTGGGTCTTGACGTCAAGCAAATGCTTAGCTGGGTGTCCagtgatgacgtcattgttGTGGCAAAAGATGAAATTTTTAAGGGCATCCTGAAGTGGGTGTGGCATAAAAGGAGTGAAAGAGAAGAGAGCTTTCCTGAACTTTTGCATCAAGTCCGCctgacatccatttcacgtgaatttttgttgaatgaattGCTTTGTGGAGAATTGGTAAAAACTAACCTGGATTGTGTCAGTTTTGTGTTTGACTATTTAAAgctgattttaaatggcaatggAGAGTGTTATACCAACCCAGCAAGGACATGTCTGGAGAGGAATGAAGATGTGATTTTTGTTTGTGGTGGGTGGCAAGTGCTATGTTATTACCCAAGTGAAAACAAGTGGCGTGAGTTGATGGACACCACCTTGGAACATCGCGACCATTCCATAATCCAGTACAGAGATAGGGTTTACATACTTAGCAAGCAGGGAGCTGAGAGGAACCAGCCACAGGTAGCAGAATACTACATGCCAACCACAAACTCCTGGGGAGCAATGCAGATGCACCAGTTCCATTATGAAGAAGAGTTTTCGAGTTTGTTTGTACTGAATGGTCATAGCAGCTTGTATGCCTTAACCAACACTGAAACTGCCCCTGAGAACACCATTTACACATACAACCTTGAAGAGAATAGTTGGGACATTTATACCGATTGTGCTGTGAACCGCTGGGGAGCCTGTGGTGTGGCTGATGCTCATTATATTTACTTAATTGGTGGCACTcataataatacaaaaaataTTACTGCAGCAACCAAAGTGGAGAAAATTAAACCGGATGTAGGTGTTTGGGAAGAGCTTGCACCCATGATCAAGGCCAGACATAATGCTATTGGAGCAGCCATGAATGGAAAGATCTATGTAGCTGGTGGAATGCAAGAGAATGGGCGTATGTACGTACAGTTCTGCGCACATGTGAGGTTTACAACCCTTCAACTAATGAATGGCAAATACTACCCAGTCTCAATGTACCAAGGCACTCTGCAAGCATGGTGTACTTTAAAGGAGCTTTGTATCTTGTTGGTGGCTCAAAGAGCTCACGTAAATCAAAATAACTATCAGTGGAAATGTACGATTCTGGTGAAAACAAGTGGCAGATAG
- the LOC137993112 gene encoding uncharacterized protein: MNGAVIPNTPIAVDFWRVRRCPHSRIFFLSHMHADHTAGLTSSWSSYTIYCSEVTRKLAIAKLRVKSELVVGLPLNDPVTINLDEVGKETMTVTLLDANHCPGSVMFIFQGYFGTILYTGDFRFCEHLLTHSAIKGKQFDILYLDNTYCHPKCFFPTRSCATIAIMEIIRNHPQHKIVIGLHSLGKEALLHSIAISCKCWIGVEPSRKETLELLGMPHVFTCDVDRTRIRVVNFQEVNKGNMHLWNITEPTIAILPTCLFVGEVYNPYENVPNVFVVPYSDHSSFEELKTFVKGIRPRKIIPIVHKHRLSADETFNSRVNMNIFQPLMDSSSSQGFSIPHSVECFMSPEMRQDVKKRVKAGTKTGTRKIAKIKKACGVVFPPSQDLCVEQECGGLVNGELKDKLQVDSDRGVGLEKVRIQERKAVMSFSVKNECESAQKVKSEEDRGYKDVLIPGEKLSDKVRPFNFFVKQDVLINEKVNECKNEKVMAEDTNHTESALGFFTIKPAGDVKKEEVGGDDKHTEMVDEMTSAEGSKFAVLKSDGSGKKAREYDDDCFDKEEHKVATPSKHDDNAGKKRVVDDVKDDGDYKDAATGDKSSENVKPVLFLIKHGSSVMDEKVKVCSNGCSTATETNNGMGSIVSHFDEQASDLMGNDNDVNMADLGETSGKDRNVTLIEKDSCSWKKGRESNKDNDVGKVEGKENERHKVVSPSIQRDNFRKRMQMDDNQDVKMAQEANVEGKQHYALESQFDVNDFECEVETSDDELFAVASCYQRDPSGICQQGGINTSNEKPAMTSQDSMEIGNCSDRFANNNCKNKKFNIFTGHTCDFARKVLQDMVRNGTL, translated from the coding sequence ATGAACGGTGCTGTAATTCCAAATACCCCAATCGCTGTTGACTTTTGGAGAGTGAGGCGATGTCCTCACTCGaggattttctttctttctcacaTGCACGCCGATCATACAGCCGGCCTCACATCTTCGTGGAGTTCATACACTATTTATTGTTCAGAAGTGACAAGGAAGCTTGCAATAGCGAAACTTCGTGTCAAAAGTGAACTGGTTGTTGGACTGCCGCTCAATGATCCCGTGACAATAAATTTAGATGAAGTTGGGAAAGAAACAATGACTGTGACACTCCTAGATGCAAACCACTGCCCTGGATCCGTTATGTTTATTTTCCAGGGGTACTTTGGAACAATCCTCTATACCGGGGACTTCCGTTTCTGTGAACATCTCTTGACACACTCTGCTATTAAGGGAAAGCAGTTCGACATTTTGTACCTTGATAACACATATTGCCACccaaagtgtttttttccaaCGCGGTCTTGTGCTACAATTGCTATAATGGAGATCATTCGAAATCATCCCCAGCACAAAATTGTCATTGGTCTTCATTCCTTAGGAAAAGAAGCCCTGTTGCATTCCATTGCAATTTCTTGTAAATGTTGGATTGGAGTGGAGCCCTCAAGAAAAGAGACTTTGGAACTTCTTGGAATGCCACATGTGTTTACTTGTGATGTGGACAGGACAAGAATCCGTGTTGTCAATTTTCAGGAAGTTAACAAGGGAAACATGCATCTTTGGAACATAACAGAGCCAACTATTGCAATTTTGCCAACTTGCCTTTTTGTCGGAGAAGTTTATAATCCATATGAGAATGTGCCAAATGTGTTTGTTGTTCCATACTCTGATCATTCTTCATTTGAAGAACTGAAGACATTTGTGAAGGGTATCAGGCCACGTAAGATCATACCAATAGTTCACAAACACAGACTTTCAGCAGATGAAACCTTCAACAGTAGAGTAAACATGAATATTTTCCAACCACTAATGGATTCTTCTTCATCACAAGGGTTCAGTATACCCCACTCTGTAGAATGCTTCATGTCACCAGAGATGAGGCAAGATGTCAAGAAAAGGGTGAAAGCAGGAACTAAAACTGGCACAAGGAAAATTGCCAAGATTAAAAAAGCATGCGGTGTTGTGTTTCCTCCCAGTCAGGACCTTTGTGTGGAACAGGAGTGTGGTGGTTTAGTCAATGGAGAGTTGAAGGATAAACTACAGGTGGACAGTGATCGTGGCGTGGGACTAGAGAAGGTTAGGATTCAGGAAAGAAAGGCAGTCAtgtctttttctgttaaaaatgaATGTGAGTCTGCACAGAAAGTCAAGTCAGAGGAGGACCGAGGTTACAAAGATGTCCTCATTCCTGGTGAGAAGTTAAGTGACAAAGTAAGACCATTCAATTTCTTCGTCAAACAGGATGTTCTGATAAATGAGAAAGTGAATGAATGCAAAAACGAGAAAGTTATGGCAGAGGACACCAACCATACAGAGAGTGCACTTGGATTTTTTACTATCAAACCAGCTGGTGATGTCAAAAAGGAAGAGGTTGGAGGAGATGATAAACATACTGAAATGGTAGATGAGATGACAAGTGCAGAGGGTAgtaaatttgctgttttgaaAAGTGATGGTTCAGGGAAGAAAGCAAGAGAGTATGATGATGATTGTTTTGACAAAGAAGAACATAAGGTTGCCACTCCTTCCAAGCACGATGATAATGCAGGAAAGAAAAGAGTGGTGGATGATGTTAAAGATGATGGAGATTACAAAGATGCTGCCACTGGTGACAAATCAAGTGAAAATGTAAAACCAGTTTTATTCCTCATCAAACATGGCAGCAGTGTGATGGATGAGAAAGTCAAGGTGTGTAGTAATGGATGCAGTACTGCCACAGAGACTAACAATGGAATGGGTTCAATTGTATCTCATTTTGATGAACAGGCGAGTGATTTGATGGGCAATGATAATGATGTCAACATGGCAGATTTAGGTGAAACCAGTGGTAAAGACAGGAACGTTACTTTAATAGAGAAAGATAGTTGTTCGTGGAAAAAAGGAAGGGAGAGCAACAAAGATAATGATGTTGGAAAGGTAGagggaaaagaaaatgaaagacacaAAGTTGTTTCTCCGTCCATCCAAAGAGATAATTTCAGAAAGAGAATGCAAATGGATGATAACCAAGATGTCAAAATGGCACAGGAGGCTAATGTGGAAGGCAAGCAGCACTATGCTTTAGAAAGCCAGTTTGACGTGAATGATTTTGAATGTGAAGTTGAGACCAGTGATGATGAACTGTTTGCAGTAGCTTCGTGTTATCAAAGAGATCCTTCAGGTATCTGTCAGCAAGGGGGAATAAACACATCAAATGAGAAACCTGCCATGACAAGTCAAGACAGCATGGAGATTGGTAATTGTAGTGACAGATTTGCAAATAACAACTGCaaaaataagaaatttaatatTTTCACTGGCCATACATGTGATTTTGCACGGAAAGTTTTGCAAGACATGGTTAGAAATGGTACTTTGTGA